Below is a genomic region from Pseudarthrobacter sulfonivorans.
ACGTCCACCTTGTTGGCCGGGCCGTGACCGTTCGAGTTGCCTCCGCGGATGCCTTCGCCACGAACCGTGCGCTGGCGCTTCTGGAACCTGGCGACGTTCTTGTCATCGAAACCGGGCATGACACCACGCATGCACCTGTAGGTGCTGTCACCGCGTGTGCAGCCCAATGCGCCGGTGCCGCAGGGATCGTTGTGGACGGGGTGGTGACCGACATCGTGGAGCTCCGGGGCGCAGGGCTTCCGGTGTTCGCCCGCGGAACCAGTGTCCTCACGGCTAAGCGCAAGCTCGATGCCAACAGCGCGGTGAATGTTCCGGTGCTGTGCGGCGGGGTGATGGTGAACCCCGGCGACGTAGTTATGGCCGACGACAACGGCGTCCTGGTTCTCTCGCCCGAGGAGGCCGCAGCCATTGTTGACCTGGCCCTGTCAACGGACCGTGCTGAGCCGGACATTCTGCGACGCCTGCGTTCCGGAGAGGCCATCGATACGGTTCTTCCCGGCGGCATGGAATAAGCTCCACGCGCCTGTCCGGAATATCCCGGCCGGGCGCTTAGCTGTTTAAGGTGGGCCGCACCAGGATCTTCCGCGCACAATTTGTGGTCCGGTGCGTTTCCGAAACATCGACGTGCATCGCGATCGCCAGCAGCGAATCCTTCTCTGGCTGGACCAAAACCTTCACCGATCCACGACTCTGCGCCGCGATCGTCGACCGACTCACCTTCAACGGTGCCATCATCGAAACCGGCACCAACTCATACCGCCTCGCACACACCATCGCCCAACAGGGACTCAGCTAAATCGGGGATCGTCGACAACCAAGAACGACCCCGGCATCACATGGGTCGTTCAGCGTCTGATCACCCGTCCTTGGCAAGGATGAAGGTGACGAAGCCCATGACGTCACGGTGGCCGCGCAACCACATCATTCTTGCCTTGTCCAACTCGTCCCGAATTTCTGTCGCCGACTCGTGCCCGGGGTGGGTTACAAGCCACTGCTCCCGATTTCGGAGATGGCCGCACTCAAATTCTTCCCATTCCTGACTGGTTGAGGTCCGCAGATCCAGAACGCGCCACCCAGCGCGGGTGACCTTGTCGACAAGGTCGGGAAGGAGTAAAGCATCATCAACCGTTGTCCCTTGCCACATGTGAGCCAACTGAATATCGGTTGGGACAACAGACCAGAACTCGGCACCAAAAACCAGACGTCCGGAAGGCGTGGTCGAGCTGCGAAGACGGGACAGGGCTTCGCTGATCGTCCCAAAAGCTTGGTACGAACCTACGTTGAGCACGAGGTCGGCGCTCTCCGCGTAATCCGCAGACGATTCCGCCTGGAATACGACCCGGTCAGCAAGCCCCCGTTGCTTAGCTGCCATGCGTGCCTGCTCAACGTAGGACTCCTTGATGTCAATGCCCGTGCCGCTGGTATTCGGCATCGCCTCAAGGATGTCCAGGAGCATTCCACCCCATCCGCACCCATGGTCCAAGACCGTTCGTGGTCGATTAGTTGCGAGATCGTTGATCAAGCGGTCGAAGGATTGCCGTCCGATCGGCGAATTGGTTCTGAGGACGGACGCTCCGCCACGGGCAGGTGGCGTGTTGGGATCAGTCATGACGCTCAACCTAACATCCGTTTGGTAATCATCAATCGCTCTCGCGCTATGCGCTGGCGTCAACCTCTGACGACGTCGCACGCATACTCGGCAGGCCCGCTCGCGACTTCACCGACTACGCGCAGACAACCGCCAGCACTGGCGTGTGGAGCATTTAGTCCGGGGGAGGAGCCGTGAAGCGGCTTTTAGAACCGGGCAAGCACCGGTGCGAGCCGGTGGATGCCCTCGGTGATGAGGTCGGGGCTAAGTGCGCTGAATGCCAGGCGCAGCTGATTCGACGGCGCAGTGCCGAGCGAAAACGCGGCTCCCGGGAAGTACACCACACAGGCGTCCACCGCCGTCGTGATGAGCGCCTGGGTGTCCACGGCCCCGGGCAACGTGAGCCAGGTGAAAAAGCCGCCTTCAGGCCTGGTCCAGGTCACGCCGTCGGGCATGGTCTCGGAGAGGGCAGACAGGGCGGCATCACTGCGGAGCCGATAGGCGGCACGGGAGACTTCGAGCTGGCCTTGCCAGTCGTAGTCGCGCAGATAAGCAGAGGTGAGCATCTGGTTGAAAGCCGGCGGGCAAAGGGTGCTGGACTCTCCGATAATGAGGAAACGCTGCTTCAAGTGAGGCGGAACCAGCGCCCAGCCGAGCCTGAGGCCGGGAGAGAATATTTTGGAGAACGAACTCAAATAGATGACGTCCAGGGGGTTGGCCGCCCGCATTGCAGGGAGCGCGTCGCCACGGTAGCGGAGCAATCCATAAGGGTTGTCCTCCACCACCAGGATGTTGGCCTCCCGGCAGATGTCGACTACCTGCTGCCGCCGTTCCAGGCTGAGCGTCACACCGGTTGGATTGTTGAAGTTGGGAATCGTGTAGAGGAACTTGATGTGCTTCCCCAGTCCCCGCAACGTATCGATGCGTTCCCGCAGAGCTTCGGGGACCAGGCCGTCGGAGTCCGTGAGGACCGGCTGGACGTCCACTTCGTAGACGGAAAATGTACCGAGGGCGCCCATATACGTGGCGTCATCGGTCAGCACGGTGTCCCCCGGATCGCAAAGAATCTTCGTCACGGTGTCAAGGCCGGACTGGGATCCGATGGTCACGGAAACGTCGTCGGGGTCGGCGTCATTGATGCCTTCGAGGGACATGACGGTGCAGATCTGCGACCGCAGTTCCTCGGTTCCCTGCCCCGCACCATACTGCAGCGCCCGGGAACCCTGGCCGGTGATGATGGCGGCCGCCGTCTTGCCGAGGGCCTCGAGGGGCAGCGATCCGACGTCGGGGTTTCCACCTGCCAGCGAAATAATCCCTGGCCGGGCCGCGGCGGCAAAGATCTCCCGCACGGCCGTGGATGGGGTGGGTGCCGCCCGTCGGGCCCACAGTTCCGTGTGGCCCGGGCGGACGGGCATGACCTCCGGCTCCACCACGGTCATGGTGAGATTCCCGCAGCGTCTGATGGGACGTGCTGCAGGACCTTTGGCCTGCCGTCCGTCAATTGCAGGCCAGGTGTTAGGTGCGTGAACGTGCCGCCGACGGAAGTGGCGAGCACTTTGAGTCCGGAGATATCGTCAACGTCGAGCGGAGAGCCGGACAGGACAGTGAAGTCCGCCAGTTTCCCGGGGGTCAGTGCGCCCTTGATGTGGGACGTGCCGGTGGCTGCGGCCGCTCCGGTGGTATAGGCCGCCAGGGCCTGAAGCGGGGTCAGCCGCTCATCCGGGTTCCCGAAGACGTTCCCGCTTGAGGTGCGCCTGTCCACGAACGCCTGCATTCCGCGGAGCACGTTGCCGTCTGCCACCGGGCGGTCCGAGCTGCCGGCAACAGTCACGCCGGCCGCCAGGAAGGACGCTGCCCGATAGGCCCAACCCAACCGTTCCTGGCCCAGCGAGGCGGTCATGCCGTCCCCGCCGTCGGCGAAGAAGCTGGCCTGCGGGGTGACGGCGATTTCAGCCGCCGCGATCCGGGCCACCTGTTCGGGCCTGGTGATGGACGCGTGTTCGATCCGGTTGGGCACGGTCCGCGGTGCGTACTTTTCCGCGCACTCCGTGATGATGTCAATCGCCAGGTCCACTGCCCGGTCGCCGATGGCATGGGCGGCGATGGACCAGCCCGCCGCGTAGGCGGCCTCGATCCGGTTCCGCAGCGCTTCCGGATCGGCCTGGAAATACCCGGTGTTGCTGCTGTTGTCGGTGTGCCCGTGGCTGCAGTAGGCCTCGCTGACCGCCGCCGTTTCGCCCAGCAGCGAGCCGTCCAGAAAAACTTTGGCCGGCCCGAGGGACAGAAAGTCGTTGCCAAACCCGCTGTACATGCCCAAATCGAGGCCAGCCGCTCCGGCCGGATCTGAGCCATGCCCCTCCAGCGGGTGGAGCGCATCCAGGACCGGCATGAGCTGCGCACGTGCGTGGAGCCTGCCGTTGGCCAGGGCGCGCTGGTAGGCGGCCA
It encodes:
- a CDS encoding RraA family protein is translated as MNGTVRLTQALDAELVSRLQSVSFPTIGHFLEEGFLDSGIRSMLRNVHLVGRAVTVRVASADAFATNRALALLEPGDVLVIETGHDTTHAPVGAVTACAAQCAGAAGIVVDGVVTDIVELRGAGLPVFARGTSVLTAKRKLDANSAVNVPVLCGGVMVNPGDVVMADDNGVLVLSPEEAAAIVDLALSTDRAEPDILRRLRSGEAIDTVLPGGME
- a CDS encoding SAM-dependent methyltransferase, which produces MTDPNTPPARGGASVLRTNSPIGRQSFDRLINDLATNRPRTVLDHGCGWGGMLLDILEAMPNTSGTGIDIKESYVEQARMAAKQRGLADRVVFQAESSADYAESADLVLNVGSYQAFGTISEALSRLRSSTTPSGRLVFGAEFWSVVPTDIQLAHMWQGTTVDDALLLPDLVDKVTRAGWRVLDLRTSTSQEWEEFECGHLRNREQWLVTHPGHESATEIRDELDKARMMWLRGHRDVMGFVTFILAKDG
- a CDS encoding PLP-dependent aminotransferase family protein — encoded protein: MTVVEPEVMPVRPGHTELWARRAAPTPSTAVREIFAAAARPGIISLAGGNPDVGSLPLEALGKTAAAIITGQGSRALQYGAGQGTEELRSQICTVMSLEGINDADPDDVSVTIGSQSGLDTVTKILCDPGDTVLTDDATYMGALGTFSVYEVDVQPVLTDSDGLVPEALRERIDTLRGLGKHIKFLYTIPNFNNPTGVTLSLERRQQVVDICREANILVVEDNPYGLLRYRGDALPAMRAANPLDVIYLSSFSKIFSPGLRLGWALVPPHLKQRFLIIGESSTLCPPAFNQMLTSAYLRDYDWQGQLEVSRAAYRLRSDAALSALSETMPDGVTWTRPEGGFFTWLTLPGAVDTQALITTAVDACVVYFPGAAFSLGTAPSNQLRLAFSALSPDLITEGIHRLAPVLARF
- a CDS encoding amidohydrolase, producing MKLDLLLCNADIITMDERRPHATSLGIWQGRVVGLDEDLYGLDAVEVLDLHGATVTPGFIDAHCHTTWFGLGLAEVDVAAARGLDQLYALLEADMATVGATGEEKTTDQQTGWLMATGFSQTQHGGQFPDIAVLDRITGNRPLFIRHNSGHMAVVNTAALRLAGAESPSFPDPDGGVIVRGAAGRPTGLVQETAQQLIQQLILPYTLDGIEAALDRGTRYYASEGITSFTEAGIGGGWIGHSPVELAAYQRALANGRLHARAQLMPVLDALHPLEGHGSDPAGAAGLDLGMYSGFGNDFLSLGPAKVFLDGSLLGETAAVSEAYCSHGHTDNSSNTGYFQADPEALRNRIEAAYAAGWSIAAHAIGDRAVDLAIDIITECAEKYAPRTVPNRIEHASITRPEQVARIAAAEIAVTPQASFFADGGDGMTASLGQERLGWAYRAASFLAAGVTVAGSSDRPVADGNVLRGMQAFVDRRTSSGNVFGNPDERLTPLQALAAYTTGAAAATGTSHIKGALTPGKLADFTVLSGSPLDVDDISGLKVLATSVGGTFTHLTPGLQLTDGRPKVLQHVPSDAAGISP